A window of Chitinophaga sp. MM2321 contains these coding sequences:
- a CDS encoding protein-glutamate O-methyltransferase CheR, with amino-acid sequence MIRNHVSEQEVEMLLNDILERYGYDFTEYAHASINRRVNHLYQSDRFPSFAEFRYRIISDPEYAMRFVEEITVNVTEMFRDPHFYSALKQAVLPVLATYPFIRIWHAGCSSGEEVYSLAILLKEANLLHKSVIYATDINTSVLEKGRKGIFPISQMQQYSRNYMQAGGLQDFSAYYTANYEYAKFSEYLGEKIIFSPHNLVTDGSFNEFQLIICRNVLIYFNKNLQDKVLRLFCDSLEQLGFLALGSKETLNFTTVVRQFKQLENKEKIWRKNHL; translated from the coding sequence GTGATTAGAAATCATGTTAGTGAGCAGGAAGTAGAAATGCTGTTGAATGATATACTGGAAAGATATGGATATGATTTTACTGAATATGCGCACGCTTCCATCAACAGAAGGGTGAACCATCTTTACCAGTCGGACCGGTTTCCCAGCTTCGCGGAGTTCCGCTACCGCATCATCTCCGATCCTGAATATGCCATGCGCTTTGTGGAAGAGATTACGGTAAATGTAACAGAGATGTTCCGTGATCCGCATTTTTACAGCGCATTAAAGCAGGCGGTATTGCCGGTACTGGCTACTTATCCGTTTATCCGGATCTGGCATGCTGGCTGTTCTTCGGGAGAAGAAGTGTATTCGCTGGCTATCTTGCTGAAAGAAGCCAACCTGCTGCACAAATCAGTGATCTACGCCACGGATATCAATACCAGTGTGCTGGAAAAAGGACGCAAAGGCATTTTTCCTATTTCACAGATGCAGCAATATTCCCGCAATTATATGCAGGCAGGCGGTTTGCAGGATTTTTCCGCTTACTATACGGCTAATTATGAATATGCAAAATTCAGCGAATACCTGGGAGAGAAGATTATTTTCTCTCCGCATAACCTGGTTACTGATGGTTCTTTTAATGAATTTCAACTGATCATCTGCCGGAATGTGTTGATCTATTTTAATAAAAACTTACAGGATAAAGTACTCAGATTGTTCTGTGACAGCCTGGAACAGCTGGGTTTCCTGGCACTTGGTAGTAAGGAAACGCTTAACTTCACCACGGTAGTCAGGCAATTCAAACAACTGGAAAATAAAGAGAAGATCTGGCGTAAAAATCATCTGTAA
- a CDS encoding response regulator: MNSIPDLRVILIDDNEIDLLLHEKLITFQQISRTVLSFVNANKALEFLSSNITLPKIPPTIILLDIQMPEMDGFEFLHAFDSYPAKIKSQCHIIMVSSSLDYSDITRTNANPLVIKLLRKPLLLRELRETIEGIFKDFL, translated from the coding sequence ATGAATTCGATACCTGACCTGCGTGTCATATTGATAGATGACAATGAGATTGATTTATTACTGCATGAGAAGTTGATTACCTTTCAACAAATCAGCAGAACGGTACTTTCATTTGTAAATGCCAACAAGGCGCTGGAATTTTTATCTTCCAACATTACCTTACCTAAAATTCCGCCCACTATTATCTTACTGGATATCCAGATGCCGGAAATGGATGGCTTTGAATTTTTACATGCTTTTGATTCCTATCCGGCCAAAATTAAATCACAATGCCATATCATTATGGTATCCTCTTCACTTGATTATAGCGATATTACCCGTACAAATGCTAATCCGCTGGTAATTAAATTACTCCGGAAACCTTTGCTGCTACGGGAATTAAGAGAAACAATAGAAGGAATCTTCAAAGATTTTTTATAA
- a CDS encoding response regulator, which translates to MEHKQVLIIDDDTRNIFALKAVLNSRNIACLSATTAAEGLQLLEQDHQVGVVLMDIMMPDMDGYETIAALRANTKNRRLPVIAVTAQAMVGDREKCLEAGADNYISKPIDVDVLLAQIQQYLSV; encoded by the coding sequence ATGGAACACAAACAAGTACTGATAATAGACGATGATACCCGCAATATTTTTGCGTTGAAAGCGGTATTAAATTCCAGGAACATTGCTTGTCTGTCGGCTACCACAGCCGCTGAAGGGTTACAGTTACTGGAGCAGGATCACCAGGTAGGCGTAGTGTTGATGGATATTATGATGCCGGACATGGATGGTTATGAAACCATTGCCGCGCTTCGCGCCAATACAAAAAACAGGCGGTTACCGGTTATTGCTGTTACAGCACAAGCCATGGTGGGCGACCGGGAAAAATGCCTGGAAGCCGGCGCTGATAATTATATTTCCAAACCCATTGATGTAGATGTGTTGCTGGCGCAGATACAACAATATTTATCGGTATAA
- a CDS encoding chemotaxis protein CheB: MTTASHLVLIGGSAGGLQAILKFLPLLDIRLKAAMIIVLHRQSHYDSLLTELLAVKTHLPVKEAEEKEALLPGVIYIAPADYHLLIETDHTLSLDYSEKVHFSRPSIDVTFISAAAVYGAKLAAALLSGANTDGVEGLIAVHEAGGTTLVQDPDTAEVDYMPRQAIQSATIDRILHAEEMAAFINHFADEDTHQGTVIENIS; the protein is encoded by the coding sequence ATGACAACTGCATCGCACCTGGTGCTAATAGGAGGTTCTGCGGGAGGTTTGCAGGCCATTTTAAAGTTTCTGCCGCTACTTGATATCCGGTTGAAAGCCGCCATGATCATTGTGTTGCACCGGCAAAGCCACTATGACTCTTTGCTGACGGAACTGTTGGCCGTTAAAACCCACCTGCCGGTGAAGGAAGCCGAAGAAAAAGAAGCACTGCTGCCAGGTGTTATTTACATTGCCCCGGCAGATTATCATTTGCTGATAGAAACAGACCACACTTTGTCGCTCGATTACTCCGAGAAAGTGCATTTCAGCCGTCCCAGCATAGACGTTACTTTTATATCTGCTGCAGCTGTGTATGGCGCAAAGCTGGCAGCAGCACTGCTTTCCGGCGCCAATACGGATGGTGTGGAAGGACTGATAGCAGTGCATGAAGCCGGTGGCACTACACTGGTACAGGATCCGGACACGGCGGAGGTGGACTACATGCCCCGGCAGGCTATACAGTCGGCCACCATAGACCGTATCCTCCACGCGGAAGAGATGGCGGCATTTATTAATCACTTTGCAGATGAAGATACCCACCAGGGTACGGTTATTGAAAATATATCTTAG
- a CDS encoding ATP-binding protein, whose translation MRKTLELYKFEVDTALSGEEALKKILKHSYTLIILDVQMPSMDGFEVAEAISGYSKAKDIPIIFLSAVNKDKRFIVKGYDSGGIDYLTKPVDTDVLLMKVKTFSRLYQQSQELKLMHQSLRDEVEVRKLVEIALSKKVNELHTTLEVLPQIAFTLTTDGRIEYANRNWFKYADNIAQLPETLPMDKSMQAYLREAIELGMPLEKEVYLKDKLDKSYRCHLLRVIPVREGEGIAKWIGTFTDIGHQKQANEILEQKVKERTEELIEINKSLEASNHDLQQFASVASHDLKEPLRKIQLFGTILRDKFLRTDPNALSYMERIVGSSERMARLINDLLSYSRLSVTNIYELTDLNVVVDEILSDLELTIMEKDAAIHVAKMPQIEVVPGQIRQVFQNIISNALKFTRVDMAPEISITAELVAENLPGSDVQPMGPYCRITISDNGIGFNEKYLSKIFTIFQRLHNSELYEGTGIGLAIAKKVIDKHQGVITASSTEGVGTSFIIVLPVQQARQVNPQP comes from the coding sequence ATGCGAAAAACACTTGAACTGTATAAGTTTGAAGTGGATACGGCTTTGTCCGGCGAGGAAGCGTTGAAAAAGATATTGAAACACAGTTACACACTGATCATCCTGGATGTGCAAATGCCCAGTATGGACGGCTTTGAGGTAGCAGAAGCTATTTCCGGTTACAGCAAAGCAAAAGATATTCCCATCATTTTTCTTTCCGCAGTAAATAAAGACAAACGCTTTATTGTAAAAGGCTATGACTCCGGCGGCATCGACTACCTCACCAAACCGGTGGATACCGATGTGCTGCTGATGAAAGTAAAAACATTCTCCCGCCTGTACCAGCAGTCGCAGGAACTGAAACTGATGCATCAGTCGCTCCGCGACGAAGTGGAAGTGCGCAAGCTGGTGGAGATAGCCCTCAGCAAAAAAGTAAATGAGCTGCATACCACGCTGGAAGTACTGCCACAGATAGCTTTTACCCTTACTACAGATGGACGTATTGAATACGCCAACCGCAACTGGTTTAAGTACGCAGATAATATTGCACAGCTACCGGAAACACTGCCCATGGATAAAAGTATGCAGGCATATCTCCGGGAAGCGATTGAGCTGGGCATGCCGCTGGAAAAAGAAGTATACCTGAAAGATAAGCTGGATAAGAGTTACCGCTGTCATCTGCTGCGGGTAATACCGGTGCGGGAGGGAGAAGGAATTGCAAAATGGATCGGTACTTTTACAGATATAGGCCACCAGAAGCAGGCAAATGAAATACTGGAACAGAAAGTAAAGGAACGGACAGAAGAACTCATCGAGATCAACAAATCACTGGAAGCCAGTAACCACGATCTGCAACAGTTTGCCTCAGTAGCTTCCCATGACCTGAAAGAACCGTTGCGCAAAATTCAGCTTTTCGGGACCATTTTACGCGATAAGTTCCTGCGGACGGACCCAAATGCCCTGTCGTACATGGAGCGGATTGTAGGCTCCTCTGAACGCATGGCGCGGTTGATCAATGACCTGCTGAGTTACTCCCGGTTATCGGTTACAAATATCTACGAACTAACAGATCTGAATGTGGTGGTGGATGAAATTCTCAGTGACCTGGAACTGACCATCATGGAGAAGGATGCCGCTATACATGTGGCAAAAATGCCTCAGATTGAAGTGGTGCCCGGACAGATCAGGCAGGTTTTTCAGAACATCATCAGCAATGCGTTGAAATTTACGCGGGTAGACATGGCGCCGGAAATCAGCATTACGGCCGAACTGGTAGCGGAAAATCTTCCTGGCAGCGACGTACAGCCCATGGGGCCCTATTGTCGTATCACGATCAGCGATAACGGGATCGGCTTTAATGAAAAATATCTCTCTAAAATATTTACCATCTTCCAGCGGTTACATAATTCTGAATTGTATGAAGGAACGGGTATCGGGCTGGCCATTGCGAAAAAAGTAATTGATAAACACCAGGGTGTGATTACTGCCAGCAGTACGGAAGGGGTGGGTACTTCGTTTATTATTGTGCTGCCGGTACAGCAGGCCAGACAGGTAAACCCGCAACCATAA